A portion of the Granulosicoccus antarcticus IMCC3135 genome contains these proteins:
- a CDS encoding alpha/beta hydrolase — protein MRKHKDFIFRLLTLLLFSCSSAVMGQMLEDPLDRFPEPQANFQQHIKEVRAYLLDTQLERRQPGDVEYNVPFELSASAKVPFRGKYLLIHGLNDSPAVWRDVAASLAQRGFDVRAILLPGHGNTPEAQLNVSYLQWLDAARTQLEYWRSPDMPIYLGGFSLGGVLATILALESDGIDGLFLFAPAYNSSRVGLLRWASLVSYFKPWVFGGMIIEDNPTKYNSIPINAAAQYYKAAKYLQNLWNEKQNRKRLTMPVLIVETLDDSVVNVDTTRKIFATRFSSPKRRLVLYGNEETEPGEYEIVRSSRYPEHRILNQSHMGMMLSPQNSLFGALGTQLVCNGNEWKVFSACLYYSGGTRWRGAEGAESPDGVPVARTTYNPDFDAVMALHDQVFATELQ, from the coding sequence ATGAGAAAACACAAAGACTTCATTTTCAGACTCTTGACACTGCTCCTGTTCAGTTGTTCGAGCGCTGTCATGGGGCAGATGCTTGAGGATCCATTGGACCGGTTTCCAGAGCCACAAGCCAACTTTCAACAGCACATCAAGGAAGTACGCGCCTACTTGCTGGACACTCAGCTCGAGAGGCGACAACCTGGCGATGTCGAGTACAACGTACCGTTTGAATTGAGCGCCAGTGCCAAGGTGCCCTTTCGCGGAAAGTATCTGCTGATCCATGGTCTGAATGACTCGCCGGCCGTTTGGCGTGATGTAGCTGCCTCATTGGCGCAGCGCGGTTTTGACGTTCGAGCCATACTGCTACCCGGGCATGGCAATACGCCAGAAGCCCAGTTGAATGTCTCCTATCTGCAATGGCTTGACGCTGCCAGAACTCAGCTTGAATACTGGCGCTCACCTGACATGCCGATCTACCTGGGTGGTTTTTCGCTAGGAGGGGTGCTCGCAACCATTCTCGCTCTTGAGAGCGATGGTATTGATGGCCTGTTCCTGTTCGCACCTGCTTACAACAGCTCAAGGGTAGGGTTGCTGCGTTGGGCATCGCTTGTCTCGTACTTCAAGCCATGGGTGTTCGGTGGGATGATTATCGAAGATAATCCTACCAAATACAATTCCATACCCATTAACGCGGCAGCTCAGTACTACAAGGCTGCGAAGTATCTGCAAAATCTGTGGAATGAAAAGCAGAACCGCAAACGGTTGACGATGCCGGTGCTGATAGTGGAAACACTGGACGACTCGGTGGTAAACGTTGATACAACCCGGAAAATATTTGCAACGCGTTTCAGCTCACCTAAACGACGTCTGGTGCTTTACGGCAATGAAGAGACAGAGCCAGGAGAGTACGAAATAGTCCGATCGAGCCGATACCCGGAACATCGAATTCTGAATCAATCGCATATGGGAATGATGCTATCCCCACAGAATTCGCTTTTCGGAGCCCTGGGTACGCAACTGGTCTGCAATGGAAACGAATGGAAGGTGTTCAGCGCCTGTCTCTACTATTCCGGGGGGACTCGCTGGCGTGGGGCTGAGGGGGCTGAATCACCTGATGGGGTGCCTGTAGCTCGCACTACCTACAATCCTGATTTTGATGCTGTGATGGCTCTGCACGATCAGGTTTTCGCCACAGAGCTGCAGTAG
- a CDS encoding isopenicillin N synthase family dioxygenase, whose amino-acid sequence MSNKNTDFDPNAKEQELRSESEQWDTSKPEDAKPDDIPTIDLEAYFTTGADEDLAVAAEQLRIACEETGFFSIVGHQVSSEDLNDTFEQVRQFHALPIEQKSQILMDRPDWPVGGMGYLPLKNRKLPARETGNANEAFIIKCDDKLGMDDNQWPDAAWLPEFRAQVERYAQQMETLGKRMLPVYARALDMPDDFFDKAFINPLYRLRMTHYPAVKPDPENAFGIAPHVDTSYCTILAQDRPGLSVFSERRKVWVNAPVVKNSFIVNTGELLKQWTNDRFLSTRHFANNNTGSESRYSIPFFFNANPHHVMSCIPSCCSDENPAKYPPISYAQSQGVVQGE is encoded by the coding sequence ATGTCAAATAAAAACACTGATTTCGATCCTAATGCCAAAGAGCAAGAGCTTCGTTCAGAGTCTGAACAATGGGATACCTCGAAGCCTGAGGATGCAAAGCCTGATGACATTCCTACCATTGATCTTGAAGCCTATTTTACAACCGGGGCGGATGAAGATTTAGCTGTTGCAGCAGAACAACTACGAATTGCCTGTGAAGAAACCGGATTTTTTTCTATTGTCGGACATCAGGTGTCCAGTGAAGATCTCAACGATACGTTTGAACAAGTACGCCAATTTCATGCATTACCGATTGAGCAAAAAAGTCAGATTCTAATGGACCGCCCCGACTGGCCTGTCGGTGGCATGGGCTATTTGCCGTTGAAGAATCGCAAACTCCCTGCTCGTGAAACCGGCAATGCGAACGAGGCGTTTATCATCAAATGTGATGACAAGCTGGGCATGGATGACAATCAGTGGCCCGATGCCGCCTGGTTACCTGAGTTTCGTGCGCAAGTCGAACGCTATGCGCAGCAAATGGAAACTCTTGGCAAGCGCATGCTGCCTGTTTACGCACGTGCACTGGATATGCCCGATGATTTTTTCGACAAGGCGTTTATCAATCCCTTATATCGATTGCGCATGACTCACTACCCTGCAGTGAAGCCTGATCCGGAGAATGCTTTTGGTATTGCACCGCATGTTGATACTTCATACTGCACAATTCTGGCTCAAGACCGACCGGGATTAAGCGTGTTCAGTGAACGCAGAAAGGTATGGGTCAATGCGCCAGTGGTCAAGAATTCATTCATCGTCAATACCGGTGAGTTACTAAAACAATGGACTAACGATCGCTTTCTCAGCACACGCCACTTTGCCAATAACAACACCGGTTCCGAGTCACGTTACTCTATTCCCTTTTTCTTCAATGCAAATCCACATCATGTGATGAGCTGCATACCGAGTTGCTGCAGCGATGAGAACCCGGCCAAGTACCCCCCTATCTCTTACGCTCAAAGTCAGGGTGTTGTGCAGGGCGAATAA
- a CDS encoding threonine/serine ThrE exporter family protein — translation MALTFKQQCAFVIKLGEMLHKYGTPAFRLEAHLKTVAGYLELDGYFLVSPTTLTYCLWIKGAPDDDVYNYSMRVRPGDLDLGSLARTDALVNDLVAGNCTLEEAKTGLKTIETSGPPYPELVTLLAYIVLGSAFSMMMRGSWNDVMWAGGLSMLVYSFVVWSGKSQRISTMLEPLAATVVAVIAVAVSRFDPGVNQPLVVLSSIIVFVPGLSLAMGFRELAERELISGTARIMDSLMVLFKLYFGTVLGVAIGVLIWGDTFPVDEYHVPHWTVWPAVLLLASSLSVVFKARLVDAPWGIASGLLAYGVSTLVTDAWGTTLGAFLGAFVVGAYANLFARWRNAPAALVTLPGIVVLVPGSKVYVGLDDAISSNALGIDNIGVQSFLLFMSLIAGLVFASAVVEPRKSL, via the coding sequence ATGGCCCTTACGTTTAAACAGCAGTGCGCGTTTGTTATCAAGCTCGGTGAGATGCTGCACAAATACGGCACACCGGCCTTCAGACTGGAAGCTCACCTCAAGACGGTTGCTGGCTATCTTGAACTGGATGGCTATTTCCTCGTCAGTCCAACAACACTGACTTATTGTCTGTGGATCAAGGGCGCACCAGACGATGATGTCTACAACTACTCCATGCGCGTAAGGCCCGGTGACCTGGATCTGGGCTCATTGGCTAGAACTGATGCTCTGGTGAACGATCTGGTTGCAGGAAATTGCACGTTGGAGGAGGCCAAAACGGGTCTGAAAACTATCGAAACTTCTGGCCCACCCTATCCGGAGCTGGTGACATTGTTGGCATACATTGTCCTGGGTAGTGCTTTTTCCATGATGATGCGTGGCAGCTGGAACGATGTGATGTGGGCGGGCGGGCTTTCCATGCTGGTCTATTCATTCGTTGTCTGGTCGGGTAAGTCGCAGCGCATTTCCACCATGCTTGAGCCCTTGGCAGCCACGGTGGTTGCCGTTATCGCTGTGGCTGTCAGCAGGTTTGATCCCGGTGTCAACCAACCACTGGTCGTACTGTCCAGCATTATCGTATTTGTCCCGGGCCTGTCACTGGCTATGGGATTTCGAGAGCTGGCAGAGCGGGAACTGATATCCGGTACTGCCCGGATTATGGATTCACTGATGGTGCTGTTCAAATTGTATTTTGGCACTGTTCTGGGCGTGGCAATCGGTGTGTTGATCTGGGGTGATACGTTCCCGGTCGACGAATACCATGTACCGCACTGGACCGTCTGGCCAGCCGTATTGTTATTGGCAAGCAGTCTGTCAGTGGTCTTCAAGGCACGCCTTGTTGACGCACCCTGGGGGATTGCTTCGGGTTTGCTGGCCTATGGGGTCAGCACTCTTGTGACTGACGCCTGGGGTACTACCCTGGGGGCGTTTCTTGGTGCATTCGTGGTTGGAGCGTATGCCAATCTGTTTGCTCGCTGGCGCAACGCACCAGCAGCTCTGGTGACCTTGCCGGGTATCGTCGTTCTGGTGCCTGGTAGCAAAGTGTATGTGGGCCTGGATGATGCGATCTCTAGCAACGCTCTGGGGATTGATAATATCGGCGTGCAATCATTCCTGCTGTTCATGTCACTGATTGCAGGGTTGGTATTTGCCAGTGCAGTGGTAGAGCCCAGAAAATCACTGTAG
- a CDS encoding MarR family winged helix-turn-helix transcriptional regulator: protein MHKQHDYQFHALLHSADLVEDRLREKLTPLDIRPKQARVLSALDILGSVSQAQLAREIYVTAGSMSTMVTRLEKLGLISRARHPDERRSDVLSLTEVGKSQLKGIHQTWKEMDEYIEKTIGHKKALMLLELTEELRLALGGQVPGDKTRD from the coding sequence ATGCACAAACAACACGATTATCAATTTCACGCACTGCTCCATTCAGCAGATCTGGTCGAAGACAGACTTCGCGAGAAGCTGACACCGCTTGACATTCGTCCCAAACAAGCCCGGGTTCTAAGCGCCCTGGACATTCTGGGCAGCGTCTCGCAGGCTCAGCTCGCTCGGGAAATCTACGTCACGGCGGGCAGCATGAGCACGATGGTGACTCGGCTTGAGAAACTGGGACTGATTTCCCGCGCTCGACATCCGGACGAACGACGCAGTGACGTACTCAGCCTGACAGAGGTTGGAAAATCACAACTGAAGGGTATTCACCAAACCTGGAAAGAGATGGATGAATACATCGAAAAGACGATCGGCCACAAAAAGGCGCTGATGCTGCTTGAGCTGACCGAAGAACTCAGACTGGCACTGGGTGGACAAGTGCCCGGCGATAAAACAAGAGATTGA
- a CDS encoding LysR family transcriptional regulator translates to MSTIDFSHLRLLAIFATVVDNGSFAAAARRLNSSRSRISEQVAVLESSLGTRLLQRSTRQLKITDEGKLVYEQAKQLTDILDQVESAVTPALPRGRVAITMPHDIAHKFMLPVLKDFRQRYPEIQLDLIPDDSRVNLIGEQIDLAIRVGIPKDESIIARVMHEERLALFVSPDYLDHAGSLKTLKDLEKCHWILLNQLDHGGVQHLRKNGKTVEIRPTTFYRCDSPLLVQKMVIEGLGIGSLLPSSVEQEIDSGQLLRIFPSLSSELLVFSLVYPSRRQVPQRVRALIDYLLEKKIFTKSI, encoded by the coding sequence ATGAGTACAATCGATTTCAGTCATCTGCGCCTGCTGGCGATTTTTGCAACGGTCGTGGATAACGGCAGTTTTGCGGCAGCGGCTCGCCGCTTGAACAGTAGCCGGTCACGCATCAGTGAACAGGTGGCGGTTCTGGAATCGAGTCTCGGTACTCGCCTCCTGCAACGTTCTACGCGACAGCTGAAGATTACTGATGAGGGCAAACTGGTTTATGAGCAGGCAAAACAACTGACGGATATTCTCGATCAGGTGGAATCTGCGGTGACGCCTGCATTGCCACGTGGACGAGTGGCAATCACCATGCCCCATGATATTGCTCACAAGTTCATGTTGCCGGTATTGAAAGATTTTCGTCAGCGCTACCCGGAGATTCAGCTTGATCTGATCCCGGATGACTCACGTGTGAACCTGATAGGTGAGCAGATTGATCTGGCCATTCGTGTTGGTATCCCCAAGGATGAATCCATTATTGCCAGAGTCATGCACGAAGAGCGGTTAGCTCTATTTGTCAGCCCGGACTACCTGGATCATGCTGGCTCTTTGAAAACGCTGAAAGATCTGGAAAAATGCCACTGGATCCTGTTGAATCAGCTGGATCACGGAGGCGTGCAACATCTGCGCAAAAACGGCAAGACGGTTGAAATACGTCCCACCACCTTCTATCGCTGTGATTCACCCTTGCTGGTGCAGAAGATGGTTATTGAGGGATTGGGCATTGGCAGTTTGCTGCCAAGTTCCGTTGAGCAAGAGATCGACAGTGGTCAATTACTGCGCATCTTTCCCTCTCTGAGCAGTGAGTTGTTGGTGTTTTCCCTGGTCTATCCGTCTCGACGACAGGTTCCTCAGCGCGTGCGTGCGCTCATTGATTACCTGCTGGAGAAGAAAATATTCACGAAGTCCATTTGA
- a CDS encoding SDR family oxidoreductase: MIAITGANGQLGRLVIDSLLSRTDASNIVALIRNPDKTAALQALGVEVRIADYSKPETLLPALAGVRKLLLISGSEIGQRFPQHTAVIDAAQKADLELFAYTSLLKADVSPLLLAQEHKLTERAIMAAGLPAVILRNGWYTENILGNLDNTLESGKLAGASGQGRWDTAARQDYAEAAALVLTSTEEQAGKIYELAGDAGFTLQQYANEISKFGDGEVIYENIETEELASNLVQAGLPDSIAAILADAQKQVADGWLADDSGDLSRLLGRATTSLTDSLASLQS; this comes from the coding sequence ATGATTGCAATAACGGGAGCCAATGGACAGCTTGGCCGGTTAGTCATTGATAGCCTGCTGAGCAGAACAGATGCCAGCAATATCGTGGCATTGATTCGCAATCCGGACAAGACTGCGGCGCTACAAGCGCTAGGAGTGGAGGTTCGTATTGCCGACTACAGCAAGCCTGAGACATTACTGCCTGCTCTTGCCGGGGTCAGAAAATTACTGCTCATTTCGGGCAGTGAAATAGGACAGCGTTTTCCACAGCATACAGCGGTGATTGATGCGGCTCAAAAAGCAGACCTTGAGTTATTTGCCTATACCAGTCTGTTGAAGGCCGATGTATCGCCGTTGCTACTCGCTCAGGAACACAAGCTTACCGAACGGGCTATCATGGCCGCCGGTTTGCCGGCAGTCATTCTGCGTAACGGCTGGTACACCGAAAACATTCTGGGCAATCTTGACAATACGCTGGAAAGCGGCAAGTTAGCAGGTGCATCCGGACAGGGCCGATGGGATACCGCGGCACGACAGGATTATGCCGAGGCTGCAGCCCTTGTATTAACATCCACAGAGGAACAGGCTGGCAAGATCTATGAACTGGCAGGTGATGCTGGATTCACGCTGCAACAATACGCAAACGAAATCAGCAAGTTCGGTGACGGTGAAGTCATATATGAAAATATCGAGACTGAAGAGCTCGCCAGCAACCTGGTACAAGCCGGGCTACCGGATAGCATTGCAGCCATTCTGGCCGATGCTCAGAAGCAGGTAGCTGATGGCTGGCTAGCGGATGACAGCGGTGATCTAAGCCGCCTGTTAGGACGTGCAACCACCTCCCTGACTGACAGTCTGGCGTCTCTACAGTCTTGA
- the sppA gene encoding signal peptide peptidase SppA — translation MSTGSPKKRGIVFRFFRFLWRSVKAFNTLVFSLVSLFVIAVILYAAFNQRGPKIPTGAALLLNPAGNLVEQQTVVDAATLLQGNELPQQALVKDLLDALAMAKDDNKIELVVLDLSKLERGLLPTLESIATAIADFKTSGKKVIAVAGNYSQSAIFLAAHADEVLLNPEGMAVPEGFSMYSTYFKSFLEEQDVTVNLFKVGKYKSAVDPFLRDDMSEEDRTARMAILDAWWEAYTVGVETARGMEAGSINALLQNAPEQMRLAEGNLARLSLEKGFVDRLVTDNERRDYLIGLAGEDKQNKDYRRVAYKDYLRATRLPPEQHHSDKVAVITAVGDIVDGNAPAGEIGSQSLSKLIRKARLDSNVKAIVLRIDSGGGSKTASEVIRSELQAAQDSGIPVVASMGSVAASGGYWIAASADEIWASPTTVTGSIGIFGLMPSVEKTLARYGIYSDGVATTPIAGGASFTRGISPAYGEVLQAVIEGGYQQFLTTVAEGRGMDVGAVNEVAQGRIWTGKKAKQLGLVDELGDQEQAISAAARLADVKEYSVIQVEPELSVEEILLRRFSETIASSFPAITNNPVSRLTNMVRQKLGFLGRLNDPNNAYVICSDCPVLP, via the coding sequence ATGAGTACTGGTTCTCCCAAAAAGCGCGGTATCGTCTTCAGATTCTTTCGCTTCCTGTGGCGCTCCGTAAAAGCGTTCAACACACTGGTATTCAGTCTTGTCTCTCTATTTGTCATCGCCGTCATTCTATATGCCGCTTTCAATCAGCGAGGTCCGAAAATACCCACAGGTGCTGCATTGCTGCTCAACCCGGCAGGGAATCTGGTGGAACAACAGACAGTCGTCGATGCCGCAACCTTATTGCAAGGCAATGAACTTCCACAGCAAGCATTAGTCAAGGATCTGCTTGATGCTTTAGCAATGGCTAAAGACGATAACAAGATTGAACTGGTCGTACTCGATCTTTCAAAACTCGAAAGAGGACTACTGCCAACGCTGGAGAGTATTGCAACTGCGATAGCTGACTTCAAGACCAGTGGCAAGAAAGTAATCGCGGTGGCTGGCAACTACAGTCAATCGGCAATATTTTTAGCGGCCCACGCCGATGAAGTGTTATTGAACCCCGAGGGTATGGCCGTACCGGAGGGCTTTTCCATGTATAGCACTTACTTTAAAAGCTTCCTGGAAGAACAAGACGTGACAGTCAATCTATTCAAGGTGGGTAAGTACAAGTCTGCTGTCGATCCATTTCTGCGCGACGACATGTCAGAAGAGGACCGGACTGCGCGGATGGCCATTCTGGATGCATGGTGGGAGGCCTATACCGTAGGGGTAGAAACAGCCCGGGGTATGGAGGCAGGCAGTATCAACGCCCTGTTGCAAAACGCGCCAGAGCAAATGCGACTGGCAGAGGGTAATCTTGCTCGCTTGTCACTTGAAAAAGGTTTTGTGGATCGTCTGGTGACAGACAATGAAAGACGTGACTACCTCATTGGCCTGGCCGGTGAGGACAAGCAAAACAAGGACTATCGCAGAGTAGCCTATAAAGATTATCTTCGAGCCACGCGATTGCCACCGGAACAGCATCACTCCGACAAAGTGGCTGTTATTACAGCCGTAGGCGACATTGTTGACGGTAATGCACCCGCTGGTGAAATTGGCAGTCAATCACTCTCCAAGCTGATCAGAAAAGCCCGACTGGATAGCAACGTTAAAGCCATTGTTCTGCGTATCGATTCAGGTGGTGGTAGCAAAACAGCCTCGGAAGTCATTCGTAGCGAACTTCAGGCAGCACAGGATTCTGGCATCCCGGTAGTCGCATCGATGGGATCAGTAGCAGCGTCCGGAGGCTACTGGATTGCAGCATCAGCGGATGAAATCTGGGCTTCACCGACAACAGTTACCGGCTCTATTGGTATTTTCGGGCTCATGCCAAGCGTTGAGAAAACGCTGGCTCGATACGGTATCTACAGTGATGGCGTAGCGACCACACCCATCGCTGGTGGCGCCAGTTTCACGCGCGGCATTTCACCTGCCTATGGTGAAGTCTTGCAAGCAGTCATAGAGGGAGGCTATCAACAGTTTCTAACGACAGTCGCCGAAGGGCGTGGCATGGATGTAGGCGCCGTTAATGAAGTCGCTCAGGGGCGAATATGGACAGGTAAAAAAGCTAAGCAACTTGGCCTGGTAGACGAACTGGGGGACCAGGAACAAGCTATCAGCGCAGCAGCCAGGCTTGCCGACGTCAAGGAATACTCTGTGATACAGGTGGAGCCGGAACTATCAGTTGAAGAAATATTGTTGCGCAGGTTCTCAGAGACCATAGCCAGTAGCTTTCCAGCAATCACAAACAACCCTGTTTCCCGACTGACCAATATGGTTCGGCAAAAGCTTGGCTTTCTGGGCCGTCTGAACGACCCAAACAACGCCTACGTCATCTGTAGCGATTGCCCTGTGCTGCCGTAG
- a CDS encoding multidrug effflux MFS transporter — MNPSTTPINSKPLALYSILVLALLSAVAPLATDMYLPGFPLISRDLGASAAQIQMTLTSFLVALAIGQLLIGPLSDRYGRRKPLIIGTSLAIVAGALCIVATDIHTLIALRALQGLGGAAGVVLARAIITDSSADEIASARLFQLMMIIGGLAPVLAPIVGTGIVTFAGWRAIFALIALLSVISLVGVFFLIKESLPQEQRTSGGVTELWTNIRSLAHNRSYVGYTLTTGFTFMVLFSYIASSPFVYQNILGFSPTAYSIAFGINASAMILGGVLSAWLVGTVGPRRLTTYGLAIMQASIILVFICVLAGAGPMIMAPAIFMTVAPIGMVLGNASALAIGQATHNAGTASALLGALQFTLGGIASPLVGLGGKYDALPMALVMVTAGLLALTSFALATPRNETLQTPVKASS; from the coding sequence ATGAACCCAAGCACTACTCCCATCAACAGCAAGCCACTTGCACTTTATTCGATACTGGTTCTAGCCCTGCTGTCTGCCGTAGCGCCGCTGGCAACGGATATGTACCTGCCTGGATTTCCACTGATTTCCAGAGACCTTGGAGCAAGTGCAGCACAGATCCAGATGACGTTGACAAGCTTTCTCGTTGCCCTGGCAATCGGACAGCTATTGATCGGTCCGCTATCGGATCGTTATGGACGACGCAAGCCTCTGATCATCGGTACTTCCCTGGCCATTGTTGCAGGGGCACTATGCATTGTTGCCACAGATATCCACACATTGATTGCATTGCGTGCATTGCAGGGTCTGGGCGGTGCGGCAGGCGTGGTACTGGCGCGCGCCATCATCACTGATTCGTCAGCCGATGAAATTGCCTCAGCCCGGCTATTTCAGTTAATGATGATCATCGGCGGTCTGGCCCCGGTTCTGGCTCCCATCGTCGGTACAGGCATCGTTACATTTGCCGGCTGGCGTGCAATTTTCGCCCTGATCGCTCTGCTGTCTGTCATCTCACTGGTCGGCGTCTTTTTCCTAATCAAGGAGAGCCTGCCACAGGAGCAACGTACAAGCGGTGGAGTAACAGAGCTATGGACAAACATTCGCTCACTGGCACACAACCGCAGCTATGTCGGCTACACACTGACAACAGGCTTCACCTTCATGGTGTTGTTCAGCTATATCGCATCCTCACCCTTTGTTTATCAGAACATCCTTGGATTCTCACCGACAGCCTATTCCATTGCTTTCGGCATTAACGCCAGTGCCATGATTCTGGGAGGCGTTCTTTCCGCCTGGCTGGTTGGCACTGTAGGTCCTCGCCGACTTACGACCTACGGCCTCGCTATCATGCAGGCAAGCATAATACTGGTCTTTATCTGTGTACTTGCAGGCGCCGGACCTATGATAATGGCCCCCGCAATTTTCATGACAGTGGCACCAATCGGCATGGTTCTCGGCAACGCCAGTGCTCTGGCAATCGGCCAGGCAACGCACAATGCGGGAACCGCCTCAGCACTCCTGGGTGCCTTACAGTTCACTCTTGGTGGTATTGCCTCTCCACTGGTGGGCCTGGGAGGCAAATACGATGCACTGCCAATGGCCCTGGTCATGGTCACTGCCGGACTGTTGGCACTGACAAGCTTCGCACTGGCAACGCCTCGCAACGAGACGCTCCAAACTCCGGTCAAGGCAAGCTCCTGA